AATCTACTATGCAAAAAATCCTCATAGTCTCCGCCACCAGTTTCGAGATCACTCCCCTGGAAGAATTTCTCAAAGGCAATTTCCGCCAGACGGGCAATTATCGCTATACCCATGATGAGATGGAAGTGAGCCTGCTGATCACCGGCGTGGGCCTCCCGCTGACGGCTTATGCGGTGGGCAGGGCACTGGCAGCCACATCATACGACCTGGTCATCAATGCCGGTATCGCGGGTGCTTTTAACCGGGCGTTCAAAATCGGGGAAGTGGTGCAAGTGGTGCAGGAGCAATTTGCCGACATTGGGGTGGAGGAAGCAGATGGTCGTTTTGTAAGTGTGCACGAAATGGGGTTAATCGAACCCAATCAGCCGCCTTTTATCGAGGGCTGCCTCAAAAATGAAGGCGCAGCAGCATTTGATTTTTTGCCGACGGCCACGGCCATTAGCGTCAATAAAGTGCACGGCAGTGAGGCATCTATCAAAAGCATCACAAACCTGTTCCCGGCTGACCTGGAAAGTATGGAAGGAGCGGCTTTCTTTTATGTGTGTTTGTGCGAAAACGTATCTTTTTTGCAGCTGAGAAGTGTCTCCAACTACGTAGAACCAAGAAACCGGGAAAACTGGGACATTCCCCTGGCGATCAATAATTTGAATGAAGTGCTGAAGGAGTTGATCCAGGTGCTGATGGTGGCGGGTGCTTCGAAAAGGAGGGGGTAGGCGGGAGGCTGGTTGCTGGTTACTTGTTACTTGTTACTTGTTACTCGTTGACTTGTTGCTGGTTGGAAAAACTTAGGAGTTCGATATTCAAAAAAACCACTAAAATATCGAACTCCTAACTCCGAAAATAAATTTTGAATTTTTTCAATAATTTAGGGCAAAGGATCCTTATTTACACTGATTATAAGCTGCTACGTGGGAGGCAAAGTCGCTCCAATCCACCCTTTTATCTCCAAATTTGAGGGCTTTCTGACATCCCTTGTAAAGCGTCTTGAAACTGTCTTTGTAGTCTTTTTTTAACATTTTATAAGCGGGAGCCTCTCCTTTTTTGACAAAATAGGATTTTTCCTCACCACCGGCGAGCGTAACGCCTGCAATCCCCAATGAGGCTGTTTCATTAGCAAAAGGATCGGTATAAACACGAATCTCGCCAGGGAAGGTTGGGTTGACCAGTTGCATCAGGAGGACAAAGGATTTCTTTTTGATCTGAACCTCTGTTTTTTCAAAATAGGCATAACCTTTATTGATGACATCCTGCTCAATGTCATCTCCCCATTGGGTGGCATCATAAGCAAAGTCAATGGTTTTCATCACTTTGTCGAATCCGCTTGGAGGTAAATACATGACTTTGATCTGGTCGGCAGTATATTCGGTCTTATTGCCGAGAGAGTCTCTGAGAGTAATGGATTCGATCTGCCCTTTTTTGCGGTCGAGATCCTTGATGGTGCCCTCCACCTTAGTGCCGTCTTCCAGGGTTACGTAGGCCACTTTTTTGCCTGAGAAAGTGTCAAAGGCGGGGATGAATTGCTGTCCGAATGCAGTAACAGAAACAAAAACAGCCACCAATAATAAAAGAGAAATCCTTAATTTCATTTTCATAAAGTTTAATTAATTAAATAATGAGGCGAAAGTACCGAAAATGTTGAGCAATGTGGCGGAAGAGGAATTAAATATTAGGACGGAGCGCTAAAATTGCCCTTCCAATCCTTATTAAAAAGCATCAAATCCTATTCAAAACCGCCGTTACCATCCGGTCCTTACCGCTCATATCTTTGATGAGCTCTATTTGTGAATACTGCCTGTCTTTTAACAATTTCACTACCTCCGAGGCATTAAATTCGTTGGTTTCAAAAAACAATCGCCCCCCGGAGTTTAAATGTCTTTCGGCAAAGTCTGCGATGTTTCGGTAGAAGACCAAAGGATCTTTATCGGTGACAAAAAGTGCCAGGTCAGGTTCGAAATTTTTGACGAATTCGGGAACGATATTTTTTTCTTTTCCCGGAATATAAGGCGGATTGCTGACGATGAAATCAAAATGAAGCAGACTGGCCTGCGCCTCCATGTTGAGGATGTCGAGGAGGTGAAAATCAATTTCAACGGCAAGGTCCTGGGCATTTTTTTTAGCGACGATCAGGGCTTCCGGACTGATGTCCAGTGCATGAATTTCCCAATGGGGTCTTCTCTTTTTGAGGACAATGGGAATACAACCGCTCCCCGTTCCGATATCAAGGCCTTTTAGCGCCCCGGCTTCAGGAAGGGTTTCAAGGATCAGGTGAACCAGTTCCTCGGTATCCTGCCGCGGAATGAGGACATTTTCATTTACATGAAAAACATAACCGTAAAAATCCGCCTTGCCCAAAACGTATTGCAGGGGACGACCGCTGAGCAATTGATCCTGGATCTCAAAAAAGTAGGCCTGATCGGTGTCAGAAAGCAGGCGGTTGTGTTGAAGGTTGGAAGTGCCAAAAACATCCTCCGCGACAATGCGAACCAAACTCCTCGTTTCTCCCTCTCCGTAAATGGGTAGGAGGGTTTCGGTTAATGTTCCTATGGCTTCTGCTACGGTCATGCGATAAGGCTATAATGTTGCGATATTATAATAATACGATACTATGATTTTAAGATGCGGCAATATTTTGATGTTACGATACTATGATTTTGTGACGCTATTATTCTTAAGATGCCACGAAACTAAGGTATGCCAATGCCAGTATATTTAGGTCTTAGCTGGTTTATTTTTTTAATAATGATAAGCTGTCAAAAATTGCATCGCACTATCAAACCATCGTATCATCGTATCATCGTATCATCGTATCATCGTATCATCTGTATCATCGAATCATCGTATCATCAAACGATCAATAAATCACGGATAATGCTCGCCAAAAACAAAACCGACGGACAGCAGGAATCGGGAAGGAGATTGATCGAATGAATATTTATTGCCGAAAAAGACAATGTGGTCCCCGAATTTTGAAAAATTGCCTTCATACCTGAAATCCACCGTGAATTTCCAGAGGTCAAGTCCTAGACCTGCCTGCCAGCCAAGGGTTAATTCTTCGAATTTTTGTTCGTATCCTTCGATATTGTCCAGTAATTCGGAGGTGCTGTTCAGGTAAAAATGACCAACAGGCCCTGCATGCAGCCTGATGGGACCGGATTTGTACCCAAACATAAAAGGAATATCGAGGTATTGATATTTTTCGGAAAGAATGCTGTCGGTGACAACGGAATTATTGATTTCGATGATGGAATAGTCTACTTTGTTGGAATTGAGCAGAATTTCCGGCATGATCATAAAATTTTTGCCAAATCTCATGCGAATGACGAGCCCTCCATGGATGCCATATTGTGCATTTTTGAGGGCCATCTTTAGGTTTTGCACACCGTTAATATCCAGGATATTGAGTTCCGGGGCATTGATATTGGTGGTGCTGGCCCCTGCTTTGATCCCTAATTTTAAAAACTGGGCGTTTAGGGACAATGCGAAACACATCATAACAAGAGGGAAGAGCATTTTTTTCATTAGCATGGTTATTTTCCTGTTGCCTGCAAAAATACAATTATTACAAAAGCAATCCTTTTTTTTCAAATCAGATCTATAAAAATGGCTGTATATTCGGCGTTTGGCAAAGGAAATTAGATAATGTACCCAAGCTGAATGGACAGTCTTCGTGTTGATGTTGGTTTTTTTGACTAATTTTGTGTTGTTAAAATATAACGAAGGGTGGTTTTAATTCTTTTGTCAAAGTGAAAATTATTTTTTTGACATCAAAAAAAGACTGAAGTTTAAAACGGCCTTTGAGTGTAAGAAAAGTAGCAAATGAACATTAATTCTGTATTTTTTACCGGAAGCTTTCCAAAAGTATCTTCCTGTCCTACCGACGGGTTGCCGGAATATGCCTTTATCGGACGATCCAATGTGGGCAAATCTTCCCTGATCAATATGCTTTGCAGCCGGAAGGATATTGCAAGGGTATCGCACACCCCTGGGAAAACACAACATTTGAACTTTTACCTGATAGAAGACAAATGGTATATGGTTGACCTTCCCGGATACGGGTATGCCAGTATCTCAAAAAAGACGAGGCATTCCTGGAAAAAAATGATTAAGGATTATTTTCTGAAAAGAGATACCATGTTCTGCGCTTTTGTGCTGGTAGATTCGAATATTGCCCCGCAAAAAAATGATATTGAATTCATGAACTGGTTAGGTGAGTGCAGTGTTCCGTTTGTGATTGTTTATACCAAAGTGGATCGGTTGAAGAAAAAAGAGTTGACCGAAAACATCGAGAAAATACAGCAGGAATTATTAAATACCTGGGAAACCCTGCCGCCCCAGTTCTATACCTCTGCCCGTAAGGCGACAGGACGCGAGGAAATTTTAAATATGATCGAGGAGGTAAACGAAAAGGTTAAGGCTTTGTAGGATTAAGAATTATTGTGCTACCGGTTTTAGCTAATAAATAAAAATGGAAGATAAAAATAAAAAGTACCCACAAATCTGGCCTAATATAGAGGATTGGCCTATATACAAATTACACCAGGAACGGAAAGCGTTTGTCCAGGAGATTGAGCGTTTCACGCTGGATCGCATGTTGAGAAAAAAACCTTCCGTAGTGACGGATGTCATCGCCAAAACAATCTACAAAGAACAAATAAGGATCAAAGAGGAACCATGGAAAGTGGAC
This sequence is a window from Lewinellaceae bacterium. Protein-coding genes within it:
- the mqnB gene encoding futalosine hydrolase: MQKILIVSATSFEITPLEEFLKGNFRQTGNYRYTHDEMEVSLLITGVGLPLTAYAVGRALAATSYDLVINAGIAGAFNRAFKIGEVVQVVQEQFADIGVEEADGRFVSVHEMGLIEPNQPPFIEGCLKNEGAAAFDFLPTATAISVNKVHGSEASIKSITNLFPADLESMEGAAFFYVCLCENVSFLQLRSVSNYVEPRNRENWDIPLAINNLNEVLKELIQVLMVAGASKRRG
- the prmC gene encoding peptide chain release factor N(5)-glutamine methyltransferase, yielding MTVAEAIGTLTETLLPIYGEGETRSLVRIVAEDVFGTSNLQHNRLLSDTDQAYFFEIQDQLLSGRPLQYVLGKADFYGYVFHVNENVLIPRQDTEELVHLILETLPEAGALKGLDIGTGSGCIPIVLKKRRPHWEIHALDISPEALIVAKKNAQDLAVEIDFHLLDILNMEAQASLLHFDFIVSNPPYIPGKEKNIVPEFVKNFEPDLALFVTDKDPLVFYRNIADFAERHLNSGGRLFFETNEFNASEVVKLLKDRQYSQIELIKDMSGKDRMVTAVLNRI
- a CDS encoding PorT family protein; the encoded protein is MKKMLFPLVMMCFALSLNAQFLKLGIKAGASTTNINAPELNILDINGVQNLKMALKNAQYGIHGGLVIRMRFGKNFMIMPEILLNSNKVDYSIIEINNSVVTDSILSEKYQYLDIPFMFGYKSGPIRLHAGPVGHFYLNSTSELLDNIEGYEQKFEELTLGWQAGLGLDLWKFTVDFRYEGNFSKFGDHIVFFGNKYSFDQSPSRFLLSVGFVFGEHYP
- a CDS encoding YihA family ribosome biogenesis GTP-binding protein — protein: MNINSVFFTGSFPKVSSCPTDGLPEYAFIGRSNVGKSSLINMLCSRKDIARVSHTPGKTQHLNFYLIEDKWYMVDLPGYGYASISKKTRHSWKKMIKDYFLKRDTMFCAFVLVDSNIAPQKNDIEFMNWLGECSVPFVIVYTKVDRLKKKELTENIEKIQQELLNTWETLPPQFYTSARKATGREEILNMIEEVNEKVKAL